One Brassica napus cultivar Da-Ae chromosome C2, Da-Ae, whole genome shotgun sequence DNA window includes the following coding sequences:
- the LOC125582130 gene encoding protein FAR1-RELATED SEQUENCE 5-like codes for MLEQTNIGTITRVVVDEANKFKYLFFAMGASIEGFSAMRKVLIVDGTHLKNVYGGVLHVATAQDPDNHHYPIVFGVADGENDESWIWFMEQLKSVIFDVPGLVFLSDRNKSLIKSVRLVFPEAEHGYCIWHLSQNVKTHVHNNKDTCAFKFRECAHTFTEAEFNYLYHAFRRKYPSAAAYIDKSVEEKKWARCYFRGDRYNVDTTNSVESFNGVIKEARKYTLLPMFDVMIAKMSKWFNNHRKEAAEIPYTLKLVPILKTEMSKICVDAGFLTIDELNSFHLEYSVHGTDGKVYTVDMARNTCSCEQFDKDKYSCVHGVAAATFMYKAARRELHLSKYCSKYYLVEQWDLAYHRTIYHVPHISDWVIPEDVKAKKILPPDFDKKKGKPQQTRFSSVGESRGREKRGRGGAREARGARGRGRGGGEGMASYFECGSGLGTT; via the coding sequence ATGCTGGAGCAGACGAATATTGGCACAATAACTCGTGTGGTAGTGGATGAGGCCAACaaatttaagtatctattttttGCCATGGGAGCTAGCATAGAAGGGTTCAGTGCGATGAGGAAAGTCCTCATTGTGGATGGAACACACCTCAAGAATGTTTATGGTGGAGTTCTCCATGTTGCGACTGCTCAGGATCCTGATAATCACCACTACCCAATTGTGTTTGGTGTAGCAGATGGTGAGAATGATGAAAGTTGGATATGGTTTATGGAACagttgaaatcagtgatatTTGATGTCCCGGGATTGGTATTTCTTTCAGATAGAAATAAAAGCTTGATCAAGTCAGTACGTCTGGTGTTCCCTGAGGCCGAACATGGGTATTGTATATGGCATTTGTCTCAGAATGTTAAAACCCACGTCCATAACAACAAAGATACTTGTGCGTTCAAGTTTAGAGAATGCGCACACACTTTTACGGAGGCTGAGTTCAACTACCTTTATCATGCTTTTCGCCGGAAGTATCCTAGTGCAGCAGCGTATATTGACAAAAgtgttgaagagaagaagtgggcTAGATGTTACTTCAGAGGAGATAGGTACAATGTTGACACCACCAATTCAGTAGAATCTTTTAATGGTGTTATTAAGGAAGCGAGAAAGTACACCTTACTACCAATGTTTGATGTTATGATTGCGAAAATGTCTAAATGGTTTAACAACCATAGGAAGGAGGCAGCTGAAATACCATACACACTGAAGCTTGTGCCTATTTTGAAAACCGAAATGTCTAAAATATGTGTTGATGCGGGGTTTCTTACAATTGACGAATTAAACAGCTTCCATCTTGAGTACAGTGTGCATGGTACTGATGGCAAGGTTTATACTGTTGATATGGCTAGGAATACTTGCAGTTGTGAGCAATTTGATAAAGACAAATACTCTTGTGTGCATGGAGTGGCTGCTGCCACATTCATGTATAAGGCAGCGAGAAGGGAACTCCATCTATCAAAGTATTGTTCAAAATACTATTTAGTGGAGCAATGGGATTTGGCTTATCACAGGACCATATATCATGTTCCTCATATATCTGATTGGGTTATACCAGAAGATGTTAAAGCAAAGAAAATACTTCCTCCAGATTTTgacaagaagaaaggaaaaccaCAACAAACAAGATTTTCATCAGTAGGAGAATCCCGTGGAAGAGAAAAAAGAGGCAGAGGGGGAGctagagaagctagaggagccagaggaagaggcagaggggGAGGAGAAGGTATGGCGTCGTATTTTGAATGTGGGAGTGGTTTAGGTACTACCTAG
- the LOC125582131 gene encoding uncharacterized protein At3g43530-like, producing the protein MDDLDACRSFPWGRLTFEDAIKEIKHVMNHLKGEVLAFECIPDLGKTFRIYSDDASEDCPRICKSRFTKSSLRGYPLEDIYAAVGDTKVINSVLVPTIDEKIMLARIIDEEREYDRQGSLSDTWNYRLNVKQKNIWWKELYELDQAARGVLPKKKDKENVTFAEGSSSNSGLDSRLQGLEERILEFMGEGFVGLHKTDSTESKKEPSHDEDIDFRQWDYGTYEENDKANAEQEAEKDKDNIENTEQEADRKNENSDEEEGEEKEADDNAQQEGEKEKENIEADEQDKEDSESESESETDNQAEVEGKDDQEEEVEGKESETREQEKEKSETNETEGTPKDDHNELRFETNRTDETPTPPRGNQTEGTPTPPRGRTKEMAARRLVTKPMEEEIVKEKKNREKVAEEEKKEEEVVKVVEEQTGEIVKEQAGEIVEEYTGEEKQRWIVVGYKEAPSSWIMYRCKENAAVAVP; encoded by the exons ATGGACGATTTAGATGCTTGCAGATCATTTCCCTGGGGTCGTCTAACGTTTGAGGATGCAATAAAGGAGATTAAGCACGTGATGAACCATCTGAAGGGCGAA GTTCTGGCTTTTGAGTGTATTCCGGATTTGGGGAAAACGTTTAGAATCTATTCAGACGACGCTAGTGAAGACTGTCCAAGGATATGCAAGAGCCGGTTTACAAAGTCCAGTCTTAGGGGTTATCCTTTGGAAGACATATATGCTGCGGTTGGAGACACAAAG gTTATCAACAGTGTGTTAGTTCCAACTATTGATGAGAAAATTATGCTGGCTCGTATCATTGATGAGGAGCGAGAGTATGACCGTCAGGGCAGCCTAAGTGATACTTGGAACTACCGGTTAAATGTGAAGCAGAAGAATATTTGGTGGAAAGAGTTATATGAGTTAGATCAAGCTGCACGGGGAGTGTTGccaaaaaagaaagacaaagaAAATGTGACGTTTGCAGAAGGATCATCCTCTAATTCTGGTTTAGATTCGAGGTTGCAAGGTCTGGAAGAGAGGATTTTGGAGTTCATGGGAGAAGGATTTGTTGGACTTCAC AAGACAGACTCTACTGAGAGTAAGAAGGAGCCGAGTCATGATGAAGACATAGATTTTCGACAGTGGGACTACGGTACATATGAAGAGAATGACAAAGCTAATGCTGAGCAAGAGGCTGAGAAAGATAAGGATAACATCGAGAATACTGAGCAAGAGGCTgacagaaaaaatgaaaacagtgatgaagaagaaggtgaagagaaaGAGGCTGATGACAATGCTCAGCAAGAGggtgagaaagagaaggaaaataTCGAGGCTGATGAGCAAGACAAGGAAGACAGTGAGAGTGAGAGTGAGAGTGAGACTGATAATCAAGCAGAGGTTGAAGGGAaagatgatcaagaagaagaagttgaagggaAGGAGTCTGAAACGAGGGAgcaagaaaaggagaaaagtgAGACTAATGAG ACAGAGGGAACTCCCAAAGATGATCACAATGAGCTTCGGTTTGAGACGAACAGAACCGATGAAACTCCAACACCACCACGTGGGAATCAGACGGAGGGAACTCCCACACCACCACGTGGTAGGACTAAGGAAATGGCTGCGAGGAGACTAGTGACAAAGCCTATGGAGGAAGAAATTGTAAAAG agaaaaaaaacaggGAGAAAGTTgcggaagaagagaaaaaagaggAAGAGGTTGTGAAAGTTGTTGAAGAACAGACTGGGGAAATTGTCAAGGAACAGGCTGGGGAAATTGTTGAGGAATATACTGGGGAAGAAAAGCAAAGGTGGATCGTGGTCGGTTACAAGGAAGCACCGAGTTCTTGGATCATGTATAGGTGCAAGGAGAATGCCGCTGTTGCTGTACCTTAG
- the LOC106350137 gene encoding probable serine/threonine-protein kinase PBL1 translates to MKKFFCCHKGESSSGAVEAEEQTQPLQPVQLQPSSSQPVQDPQASSRSVKDENEAIFDENLFDNNEGLNLAWRNLWKSYEDAKASTHDPYPGPKIKWSEIFQGTLNFRNINYLGRGNFGEVYRCDIPRLDKVGAAKVQKNQSEEAHHEFLAEITTLHAANHPNVISLLGKCFHQDHRVIVYEFMHRGSLDHHLFPNTRLLRGRGRGLLQEYKVLSWTMRLRIAVGVAKALVYLHEELKMVHRDVKVSNVLLDKKFVPKLTDFGLASCIVEDENGVEKRSEITLIKGTPGCTAPETEELGLVSSKNDVYSYGVFLFTLFTGRKAFDSKRGSGKEKLTEWLKIVCSRGDNIPLVVDSAMGNRFPGEGLIKLFQTALMCVDPQLLARPEMRFVESMVSDVAVFEVPTCPTLTRRHSM, encoded by the exons ATGAAAAAGTTCTTCTGTTGTCACAAAGGAGAAAGCTCAAGTGGAGCAGTAGAAGCGGAAGAACAAACGCAACCTCTGCAACCAGTGCAATTGCAACCATCATCATCGCAACCAGTGCAAGATCCACAGGCCTCATCGAGAAGTGTCAAAGACGAGAACGAAGCCATCTTTGATGAAAACCTCTTTGACAATAACGAAGGCCTTAACCTTGCTTGGCGCAACCTTTGGAAATCCTACGAAGATGCTAAAG CTTCGACCCATGATCCTTACCCTGGACCTAAGATTAAATGGAGCGAGATCTTTCAAGGAACCCTAAACTTCCGGAACATCAACTATCTCGGCCGAGGAAACTTCGGTGAAGTCTATCGCTGCGACATACCAAGACTCGACAAG GTCGGAGCTGCGAAGGTTCAAAAGAATCAGAGCGAAGAGGCTCATCATGAGTTCTTGGCAGAGATCACAACGTTACACGCGGCTAATCACCCAAACGTGATCAGTCTTCTCGGCAAATGTTTCCACCAAGACCACCGTGTCATCGTCTACGAGTTCATGCATCGAGGCTCTCTCGATCACCACCTCTTTc caaACACGAGGCTACTTCGAGGTCGTGGACGTGGCTTACTACAGGAGTACAAGGTTTTGAGCTGGACCATGAGGCTGAGGATCGCAGTGGGTGTAGCTAAAGCTCTTGTTTATCTACACGAGGAGCTGAAGATGGTTCACAGAGACGTCAAGGTTTCGAACGTTTTGCTTGACAAGAAGTTTGTGCCGAAGCTGACTGATTTTGGGTTAGCGAGTTGCATCGTTGAAGATGAGAACGGTGTTGAGAAGAGGAGCGAGATCACTCTGATCAAGGGAACTCCGGGTTGCACCGCGCCGGAGACAGAGGAGTTAGGTTTGGTCTCGAGCAAGAACGATGTCTACAGCTATGGAGTGTTCCTGTTTACGCTTTTCACTGGAAGGAAAGCTTTTGATTCCAAGAGAGGTTCTGGGAAAGAGAAGCTCACTGAATGG ttAAAGATAGTATGTAGCAGAGGAGATAACATTCCGCTGGTTGTTGATTCTGCGATGGGTAATAGGTTTCCGGGTGAAGGTTTAATCAAATTATTTCAGACGGCCTTGATGTGTGTCGATCCGCAACTGCTTGCACGTCCTGAAATGCGTTTTGTGGAATCGATGGTTAGTGACGTTGCGGTTTTTGAGGTCCCAACGTGTCCAACGCTGACGAGGAGGCATTCGATGTAG